From one Rhodamnia argentea isolate NSW1041297 chromosome 1, ASM2092103v1, whole genome shotgun sequence genomic stretch:
- the LOC115753970 gene encoding phosphate transporter PHO1-like — protein sequence MVKFSKELEAQLIPEWKEAFVNYWQLKKHVKKIKLSRKPTKTPHPHALIRWGLACSILLDPVRSAAEKFADRFRGSDNDKNSVAQVTSDNVENGQVEDEAYETELTKLFNEEHEVRAFCEAVEEELNKVNRFYESREKEFLDRGEELNKQLQTLQELKSIPSESRRRNSLSLKANSNREGSLSGSWPSSHRDHDLSSESFGEPLNKSSMEEALEEGHGVATLETNGVSYVSSVTRSSSKSKLRGKPRMGMAKKRIPSTATPAGAFAALTSMLQDDLADSKSTGKDGAGDSGTGKKKIQCAEKMIRGAFVELYRGLCLLKNYSSLNLMAFTKILKKFHKVAGPQASTNYLKEVKKSHFVSSDKVIRLMDEVESMFTEQFTNNDRKKAMKFLRPQKQRDSHMVTFFVGLLTGCFVTLFSLYAILAHLTGISSYPYYVEIVYPLFSVFALFSLHLFMYGCNLFMWKRTRINYNFICEFSPTTALKYRDAFLICIASMMTVVGAMVIHLLLLTNGFPLSRVNAIPGVLLLIYILLLVCPFCVFYRPTRYCFIRVIRNIICSPFVKVLMVDFFMADQLTSQIPLLRHMESTACYFLAGSFGTHQYRTGKSGRFYGELAYVISFLPYYWRAMQCVRRWFDEGDVNHLANMGKYVSAMAAAGARIVYAHQERMLWLVVVLVTSTAAVFYQLYWDFIKDWGVLNRRSKNPWLRDDLILKNKCIYFISIALNIVLRFAWVETVLRFRVGVVESRLLDLFMASLEVIRRGHWNFYRLENEHLNNVGRFRAVKTVPLPFRETDSDD from the exons ATGGTGAAGTTCTCGAAGGAGCTTGAAGCTCAACTGATTCCGGAATGGAAAGAGGCCTTCGTCAATTACTGGCAACTGAAGAAGCACGTCAAGAAGATCAAGCTCTCCAGAAAGCCCACCAAAACCCCTCATCCGCATGCGCTGATCAGATGGGGTCTCGCGTGCTCCATTCTCCTCGACCCTGTTCGATCGGCAGCGGAGAAATTCGCAGACAGGTTTCGTGGCTCAGACAATGACAAAAACAGCGTCGCTCAA GTGACGAGTGACAACGTGGAGAATGGACAGGTTGAGGACGAAGCGTATGAAACCGAACTCACTAAGCTATTCAATGAAGAACACGAG gtgaGAGCGTTCTGTGAGGCAGTGGAGGAGGAGTTGAATAAGGTGAACCGTTTTTACGAGAGCAGGGAGAAAGAGTTTCTGGACAGGGGAGAGGAGCTCAATAAGCAGCTACAGACCTTGCAAGAACTCAAGAGTATACCAAGCGAGAGTCGGCGCCGGAATTCGTTGTCGCTAAAGGCAAATAGTAATCGTGAGGGGAGCCTCTCGGGATCATGGCCTTCTTCTCACCGTGATCATGATTTATCATCAG AGAGCTTTGGCGAACCCCTCAATAAGAGCTCCATGGAAGAAGCCTTAGAGGAAGGTCATGGGGTTGCCACCCTAGAGACAAATGGGGTGAGCTACGTGAGCTCAGTGACAAGGTCATCATCAAAGTCAAAGCTAAGAGGGAAGCCCAGGATGGGCATGGCGAAGAAGAGGATCCCAAGCACAGCAACACCAGCAGGCGCCTTCGCGGCTCTCACGTCGATGCTGCAGGACGACCTTGCCGACAGCAAGAGCACGGGAAAGGATGGCGCCGGAGATTCTGGCACCGGCAAGAAGAAGATCCAGTGTGCTGAGAAGATGATCAGAGGTGCTTTTGTGGAGCTCTACAGAGGGCTTTGTCTGCTGAAAAATTACAG CTCATTAAACTTGATGGCTTTCACAAAGATCTTGAAGAAATTCCACAAG GTTGCAGGTCCACAAGCATCCACAAATTATCTAAAAGAAGTGAAGAAATCCCACTTTGTCAGCTCAGACAAG GTTATTAGACTAATGGACGAGGTGGAGTCCATGTTCACCGAGCAATTCACCAACAATGACAGGAAAAAGGCCATGAAGTTCTTAAGACCACAAAAGCAGAGAGATTCTCACATGGTCACCTTCTTCGTCG GATTACTCACCGGATGTTTCGTCACCTTGTTTAGCTTATACGCAATACTAGCACACCTAACCGGCATTTCCTCCTACCCTTATTACGTGGAAATTGTGTACCCTCTGTTCAG TGTCTTTGCATTGTTCAGCTTGCACCTGTTCATGTATGGATGCAACCTCTTCATGTGGAAGCGGACTAGAATCAACTACAACTTCATATGCGAATTCTCGCCCACCACGGCGCTCAAGTACCGAGATGCATTCCTCATCTGCATCGCCTCCATGATGACTGTGGTGGGTGCGATGGTCATTCACCTCCTCCTGCTCACCAACGGTTTCCCATTGAGCAGGGTCAACGCCATTCCGGGAGTCCTCCTTCTG ATTTACATATTGTTGCTGGTATGTCCGTTCTGTGTCTTCTATCGTCCGACTCGGTACTGTTTCATTCGGGTCATACGTAACATTATCTGCTCTCCTTTTGTTAAG GTTTTGATGGTAGACTTCTTCATGGCTGACCAACTAACCAGTCAG ATCCCATTACTGAGGCACATGGAGTCGACAGCCTGCTATTTTCTTGCTGGAAGCTTCGGAACACACCAATACAGGACTGGTAAATCAGGGCGATTCTATGGAGAACTCGCGTACGTGATCTCATTCTTGCCGTACTATTGGCGTGCCATGCAG TGCGTGAGAAGATGGTTTGATGAGGGCGATGTGAACCATCTGGCGAACATGGGGAAGTATGTCTCAGCGATGGCAGCAGCCGGAGCGAGGATCGTATACGCCCATCAGGAGAGGATGCTGTGGCTGGTTGTAGTCTTGGTGACCTCAACAGCAGCTGTGTTTTATCAGCTCTATTGGGATTTCATCAAAGATTGGGGTGTCCTCAACCGAAGATCCAAGAACCCTTGGCTCCGAGATGATCTAATCCTCAAGAACAaatgcatttatttcatttccATC GCTTTGAACATTGTTCTGAGGTTTGCTTGGGTAGAGACAGTTCTGCGGTTCCGAGTGGGAGTCGTCGAGTCGCGTTTGCTCGATTTGTTCATGGCTTCGTTGGAAGTGATTCGTCGAGGACACTGGAACTTCTACAG ATTGGAGAATGAACATTTGAACAATGTCGGGAGGTTCCGAGCAGTGAAGACGGTTCCTTTACCATTTAGAGAGACGGACTCGGATGACTGA
- the LOC115753949 gene encoding LOW QUALITY PROTEIN: long-chain-alcohol oxidase FAO1-like (The sequence of the model RefSeq protein was modified relative to this genomic sequence to represent the inferred CDS: inserted 2 bases in 1 codon), with the protein MGRECHPALKGMMRREREKRLFRRGFSSREMEALAAVCETVFPPLRGMEAAAAGELEGRADREEKRADEAVRFFYESSASQAPVPQEGAELLGRRGLIEAVILVRAVLWALSTRLGTLLLCGSLCVGRQWPYVNTFSSMGPDRREKVLQRWLKHRFLTPIRMAFIYVKVLCLYVLFSRVDEKGENPLWKAIGYQVDDEEGMSKPEKGRPLEEGIIETIYCTDPDLLQSLKQKGLEVTQDPKNKVYRIKCDAVIVGSGCGGGVAAAVLAGSGYKVVVLEKGNYYTQKDYSSLEGPSMEQLYESGGVLATSTGNVLILAGSTVGGGSAVNWSASIRTPDAVLRDWAETHGIELFRSKEYASAMDIVSKRIGVTDQCVEEGFQNKVLREGCEKLGLEINAVPRNSSEGHFCGSCGYGCRRGDKQGTDSTWLVDAVNHGTVILSGCKAEQLIFEMNIPGRXCEEKKCIGVRAKSMNSYIENVLQLEAKVTVSACGALLTPPLLIASGLKNRHIGRNLRLHPVAMAWGHFPQDTSSQLSGRSYQGGIITSVHKVVAGNSTSNVQAIIETPSLGPSSFAVMCPWESGLDIKDRMIKYARTSHFITIVRDRGRGEVTREGRISYKLDSMDKENLKAGLQRSIRILIAAGADEVGIHRSDGLRMKCGGGTASEDQVEEFLGRVSVEDGPLALGEKWGLCSSAHQMGSCRMGINEKEGAVDENGESWEAEGLFVCDASVLPTAVGVNPMVTIESTAYCIAKRIAGYLSAQGLLKLPYSRNDNSMNGK; encoded by the exons ATGGGAAGAGAGTGTCATCCCGCGTTGAAGGGCATGATGagacgggagagagagaagaggctgTTCCGGCGCGGCTTCTCCTCGCGAGAGATGGAAGCTCTCGCCGCCGTCTGCGAGACGGTGTTCCCTCCGTTGAGGGGGATGGAGGCGGCAGCAGCGGGAGAGCTCGAGGGAAGAGCGgacagagaggaaaaaagagccGACGAAGCCGTGCGCTTCTTTTATGAATCATCTGCCTCTCAAGCTCCAGTGCCCCAGGAG GGGGCGGAGCTTCTAGGGAGGAGGGGACTGATCGAGGCGGTGATCCTGGTGCGGGCGGTCCTGTGGGCGCTCTCGACGAGGCTCGGCACCCTGCTGCTCTGTGGGTCGCTCTGCGTGGGACGGCAATGGCCGTACGTGAACACATTCTCGAGCATGGGCCCTGACCGGCGAGAGAAGGTGCTGCAGAGATGGCTGAAGCATCGGTTCCTCACGCCCATCCGGATGGCCTTCATCTATGTCAAAGTCTTGTGCCTCTACGTCCTCTTCTCTCGG GTAGACGAGAAAGGCGAAAACCCGTTATGGAAAGCAATTGGGTATCAAGTAGACGATGAGGAGGGAATGTCGAAACCCGAAAAGGGAAGGCCACTTGAGGAGGGAATCATAGAAACCATTTACTGTACAGATCCGGACCTCCTCCAATCTCTCAAGCAAAAAGGCCTGGAAGTCACACAGGATCCCAAAAACAAGGTTTACAGGATCAAGTGCGATGCTGTCATCGTGGGCTCCGGCTGTGGTGGCGGTGTTGCAGCAGCAGTCCTGGCAGGTTCTGGTTACAAGGTGGTGGTTCTAGAGAAAGGGAACTACTACACCCAAAAGGACTACTCTTCCCTGGAAGGCCCCTCCATGGAACAACTCTATGAATCAGGAGGCGTACTAGCCACTTCCACTGGGAACGTGCTGATTCTAGCAGGGTCCACGGTCGGAGGTGGATCCGCCGTCAATTGGTCTGCATCCATTAGGACGCCCGACGCTGTCCTTCGAGATTGGGCTGAGACTCATGGGATCGAGCTCTTCAGGAGCAAAGAGTATGCCTCTGCCATGGACATTGTGTCCAAGAGGATTGGAGTGACAGATCAGTGCGTGGAAGAGGGCTTTCAAAATAAGGTCCTCCGAGAGGGATGTGAGAAGCTTGGCCTTGAGATCAACGCGGTGCCACGGAATTCCTCTGAGGGCCACTTTTGCGGCTCTTGTGGCTATGGCTGCAGGAGGGGAGACAAGCAAGGCACCGACAGCACCTGGCTGGTGGATGCGGTGAACCACGGCACGGTGATCCTATCAGGATGCAAAGCTGAGCAGCTCATCTTTGAGATGAACATTCCTGGTAG GTGCGAAGAGAAGAAATGTATTGGAGTGAGGGCGAAATCAATGAACAGCTATATTGAAAATGTCCTGCAGTTAGAGGCCAAGGTAACAGTTTCGGCGTGCGGGGCTCTGCTCACACCGCCTCTCCTGATCGCGAGTGGACTGAAGAACAGGCATATTGGCCGCAACCTCCGTCTCCACCCAGTGGCAATGGCCTGGGGGCATTTCCCTCAGGACACAAGCTCGCAGCTCAGCGGCAGATCCTACCAGGGTGGGATAATCACGTCAGTCCACAAGGTCGTCGCAGGAAATTCAACTTCTAATGTGCAGGCCATCATCGAGACCCCCTCACTTGGGCCCTCATCGTTTGCGGTGATGTGCCCTTGGGAGTCGGGCCTCGACATAAAGGACCGGATGATCAAGTATGCGAGGACCTCTCACTTCATCACAATAGTCCGGGACAGGGGGCGTGGGGAAGTGACAAGGGAGGGAAGGATAAGCTATAAGCTCGATTCGATGGACAAGGAGAATCTCAAGGCAGGCCTGCAGCGATCAATCAGGATCTTGATTGCCGCGGGGGCAGACGAGGTGGGGATCCACCGGAGCGATGGCCTCAGGATGAAGTGTGGGGGAGGGACTGCCAGTGAGGACCAAGTGGAGGAGTTTTTGGGCAGAGTCAGTGTAGAGGATGGCCCATTGGCCTTAGGTGAGAAGTGGGGACTGTGCTCTTCTGCCCATCAGATGGGGAGTTGCAGGATGGGAATCAATGAGAAGGAAGGTGCAGTGGATGAGAACGGGGAGAGTTGGGAAGCTGAAGGTCTGTTTGTGTGTGATGCTAGCGTTCTGCCCACCGCCGTCGGTGTCAACCCAATGGTCACCATCGAGTCCACAGCTTATTGTATCGCCAAGAGAATAGCTGGGTATTTGTCTGCGCAGGGATTGCTGAAATTGCCCTATTCGAGGAATGACAATTCGATGAATGGCAAGTGA